The following proteins are encoded in a genomic region of Candidatus Abawacabacteria bacterium:
- the xth gene encoding exodeoxyribonuclease III produces the protein MSIKLLSWNVNGVRAVAKKGFFEWLEQEDPDILCLQETKAHVEQLPGALVHPIGYQTFWNSGEQKGYSGVATFTKEPPLSNTSFLGYSILDAEGRIIMTEYQNFFLFNVYFPNGGRGIERLSYKLEFYKAFLHVVQDFRKKGKGVIICGDVNTAHQEIDLARPKENVNTSGFMRIERDWLDELSSKGFYDTFRLFHPNEPDNYTWWDMKTGARKRNVGWRIDYFWVSEELKSQVKDAYIRCNVLGSDHCPVGIELEL, from the coding sequence ATGTCTATTAAGTTACTTTCTTGGAATGTAAATGGTGTCCGTGCGGTAGCAAAAAAGGGCTTCTTTGAGTGGTTGGAGCAAGAAGATCCCGATATTCTTTGTTTACAAGAAACGAAGGCCCATGTAGAGCAGTTGCCGGGAGCCTTAGTCCATCCCATTGGTTATCAGACATTTTGGAATTCAGGTGAGCAGAAAGGATATAGTGGTGTGGCTACGTTTACCAAAGAACCTCCGCTTTCTAATACTAGCTTTTTGGGCTATTCCATTCTCGATGCTGAAGGAAGAATTATTATGACTGAGTACCAAAATTTCTTTTTATTTAATGTCTATTTTCCCAATGGTGGCCGGGGAATAGAGCGGTTAAGTTATAAGCTTGAGTTCTACAAAGCGTTCCTTCATGTAGTGCAAGATTTTCGTAAAAAGGGTAAAGGAGTAATTATTTGTGGTGATGTAAATACTGCTCATCAAGAAATAGACCTTGCTCGGCCCAAGGAAAACGTAAATACTTCTGGTTTTATGCGCATAGAAAGAGATTGGCTGGATGAGCTCAGTAGTAAGGGCTTCTATGACACTTTTCGCCTCTTTCATCCCAATGAGCCAGATAATTATACTTGGTGGGATATGAAAACTGGGGCACGCAAAAGAAATGTGGGCTGGAGAATTGATTACTTTTGGGTAAGTGAGGAGCTGAAGTCTCAGGTAAAAGATGCATATATTCGTTGTAATGTTCTCGGCTCCGATCATTGTCCAGTAGGAATAGAATTGGAATTATAA